GgtgcgagagcggcgtggcccgtcgtcgtcggccttGCCACGCGGACCCCCATAGATCAAAACTCAGAGTCAATCCCTGATATGTCTCCTGACAAAGATTCCTCACGCATTGTGGTTCCACAGGAAAATTGCCTGCCCGCGAGAGGACACCTCTGCGCGGTGCCGTAAGGTAGACCAATGGGAGGAGACTCACAACGGTGAGACAAGGAGCTCAACACCCCATCACCGTAGGGCCCCCTCTAATGCACATCATCCATAACGCGGATCCGACCTAGGTACCAGCGAGCACATCCGGGAGTTGAATAAAGAGATTGCTTACGAACTCGATCGATCCTTCACGCGAGACTACTCGCGCCAAGCTGTAGTGAAGACGCTTCACCAGTGTCTACTACCTGGAAAAAAGGGTGGCGCTCCATCAACTTCCGCGGTGTCCATCGTTGTTCTTTATTCGGTTCCGTCAATAGCTTGACAATTTCCAATAACTGCGTCCGGGTTTCTAACGCGCTCAATCCCTGAACCGCCATGTCCGGAACTTGAAACCCGCCTGGCTTAATGCTGCCAATCAACAATTTTACCAGGGCCCATCCATCTATGTGTGATGTTTCTGTTGAATATGGATGCTCATACTTCGTAAGCACCTGGAACAGTGTTATTCCCAATGCCCAGGCATCGTCGGCTTCGCTCGGGTGGTGCGTTTGTCCTGCAAACGCAGCACGGAGTCTCTCAGGAGATGCTTGCATCGCTGACCAGTGCGCGGCGTCCGGCCTGCATGAGCCCATAGGAGTCACAGACGTCAGATCGATGAGCTTTACTTGCCCGCTTTCAAGATcgacaaccaagttctcgAGCTTTAGATCACCATGGACGTAGCCCAGCGTGTTCAGATTCGCCACTGCCATGACGATATCATAGAACACAGCTCTGAGAAGAGTTTCTTTGGCATCGGTGATTCGTATGTCGAACATATCAGGCCCGAAGACTGGCATTAGCGTGATTTGCGTTGAGATGAATACAGTCGTAAGCTGACCATCACTGAGAACTCGAATCCTTCGTACAGGAGGGGAGCCATCCCCCCGTTTCATGTGGTAGACGCCGAAAGCGACCCCAATTCCCAGTCCCTGCAGGTCCTCTGAGAGCTTCTTTTCTACTAGCATGTTTGTCGCCTCCATTTCTGCGGTGAGGTACTTTTGAAGGGCGGCTTCCGCCTGTGTCAGGGTGGTTCCAGTAGCTCCAAGGTAGTAGTAAAATTTCGCGGCCAGCTTCTGAGGCAGCGCGCTGGCGGTGTCCGGAAGACGTTGTACCTCACACACAATTCCCACGCCGCCTGAACCCAGGAAATCACCCCGTCGCAACCACTCGGAAGTGCCGTCTGGTTTCACTACCTCAATGaccgaggagggcggcaaaAACAAGTCAATAGCCCGTTTGTAGAAGTCTGGTGCGCTACGCTGCAGAAGCTCTCTTTTAATGTCTCGTGCATACTTAGCCAGAAGCATCCGGCCCTCCACCAGTTCCCGCTGCTCGATTGGCTTTCCAGCAAACACACCTCCAGCTCCTGAACCAGAAGAAGGTCCTGCAGAGCTTGTACTCGGAATCGCCTCTCCTGCTGGGCTCGCGGGACCCACCCCCGCTCCTGCCGCAGGACCGTGCGCATGGACAGCAGCACCAGGAGTCGAGGACGCCGTACTCTCACTATCCTCTCCCCactgcagacgcgcgtgagaagactcggctcgcctcctcttcggtgATGCCAAAACTCTTGCCACCACGGACCGCGGCGCCCATGAATGATGCCGTCGAGGTCGTCCATTCTGCGACTCTCGATGCTGTGAGAGTTTTTCAGCTAATACATATTGtgcaggcagaggaggcagcaaTGGTGCGGCGCCCACTGCATTACGCCTCAACCTTGCATTCTTACGTCTCGCCTGACTCACTTGATCGTCCACGCCAAGGACAACCTGGCTGCTGCCGGATATGGCGTTGGACGAGGAGGCACAACAAGCCACGAGCAGTGTGGCGAACAAGGCTAGAAGGCGGAGCCTCCTGATCCGGATTTCAGCTAGCGTTGCCATAttccctcttctcgctgcgaACCGAAAGATGAGGAATATGGGCAAGAGAAGTCCCGCCAGTCTTCTTTGTAGCACGAAGCAGCACAAGGGGCCTCTGCCGGGGACCCTCCCCGAGCAGTGTCTCAGGAATTCTGTCGATCGCTGCCACGGTAGACAAAGCCTCTGGATCTCGCAgtgtgcgtctgcctcgaaTCCGCTCATGCCATGGAAGATTCCTCTACGCAGTACTCGGGTGATTTCAGGCTAATGCCAACACCAAGTCGGCGTCTGTTCCCGACGCCTGGTCTTGGATGTGCAGTGTTACCACGCCCGCGTTTTCAAGACCGCCTGCCATATGTACGCCCAGAATCTGAACCTGTCACACTGATTACCGGCAACCCAGGCGCTTGCCACACTCGATCAGCTGTTATGCGGAAA
Above is a window of Besnoitia besnoiti strain Bb-Ger1 chromosome Unknown contig00007, whole genome shotgun sequence DNA encoding:
- a CDS encoding uncharacterized protein (encoded by transcript BESB_073790), with amino-acid sequence MMVASTHKLTGEESKGSRLSDAERHGALRRLRLLALFATLLVACCASSSNAISGSSQVVLGVDDQVSQARRAGVGPASPAGEAIPSTSSAGPSSGSGAGGVFAGKPIEQRELVEGRMLLAKYARDIKRELLQRSAPDFYKRAIDLFLPPSSVIEVVKPDGTSEWLRRGDFLGSGGVGIVCEVQRLPDTASALPQKLAAKFYYYLGATGTTLTQAEAALQKYLTAEMEATNMLVEKKLSEDLQGLGIGVAFGVYHMKRGDGSPPVRRIRVLSDGQLTTVFISTQITLMPVFGPDMFDIRITDAKETLLRAVFYDIVMAVANLNTLGYVHGDLKLENLVVDLESGQVKLIDLTSVTPMGSCRPDAAHWSAMQASPERLRAAFAGQTHHPSEADDAWALGITLFQVLTNSFSRALSSGYNMSEGVLRGAAPRHVPYDPQNSAGVTNHPGTHRNEKAEAGA